The DNA segment TGAATGCGGCCATCGCGCTGAATTTTTGGCGTCACTTCCATACCGAGTACCGCTTCTTTAAATTCGATGGACGTACTGCCGCTCGCCCCGCTGGACACCTGATATGGAATCTCCGTGCCCTGCTTGATGCTGGCGGTTTGCATGTGCGCCGTCAGCAGGCGCGGACTGGCGATAATATCGACTTTGTCTTCCTGCTCCAGCGCCGTCAGCTCCAGATCCAAAATCCGTCCGCTGATATGTGCCAGATTAAATCCGGCGGTAAATATCGGGTTCTCCACCGGCATACCCATACTGAAATTGTTCATACGCACGGCTTTGGTGATCGGTTCTTCACCGGTGAAACCCCAACGTATGCCTAATTCACGCAGGCTTTCGCTGTTCATTGTCACGATGTGTGCAGCAAGCTGTACCTGTTGCAGCGGCAAGTCTAACTCTTTGATCCACGGCGCGACGATATCCAGCGCCTCCTGCGTATCACGCAATAGAAGAGTATTGGTGCGGCTATCCGCGGACGCATTGCCTTTAACAGATAACAGCGTGCCTTTTTGTGCATTCAGACTCAGCGCCGTTTCTTTGGCATCAGCATATTGAAGCGGAATGGTCAGGCTGACGATTGGCCGCTGGTCAGCCTGTTGTTCTTCGGCATCTTTGATCTGCTGCCGGCGCGCAAGCGGGTCCATCGCAGGGGAGACCAGCAGAACATTTCCTTCAAGCTCACTGGTGAGATGATTCATGCGCAGGATAATGTCGAGCGCCTGCTGCCACGGCACTTCTTTGAGCTTTACGCTGATTTGCCCTTCCACACCCGGTGCGGTAATCAGATTAAGCTGCCGCGTATCGGCCAATGCCTGCAATACCATTTCGATCGGCGCGGTTTGAAACTCAAGAGACACCGACGAAAGCCCTGCCGCTCTGGCGGCGCTGAAATTTAAGAAAAAAGGCAGCCAAAGAGCAGCCAGATAAACTCGTTTCATTGTTTTCCATTCTCTGGAGAAATCGTTGAGTGACCAAACCGGAGGGTCTGGCGTTGTTCGCCGCAGCGGGCATCACTGATGCTGAGTTCTACCTGCGAAGCATCCAGCAATGCGACCGTCCACAGCGGCGTGCCAATCTGCGTGCCCGTTTCGACTTTGTTCCACCGGCCATCTGGCGAAAGCAACCAGCCAAACTGTTGGCCTTCTGATTGCGTGATACCGCCCAGACTCCACGCA comes from the Enterobacteriaceae bacterium Kacie_13 genome and includes:
- the hofQ gene encoding DNA uptake porin HofQ, with product MKRVYLAALWLPFFLNFSAARAAGLSSVSLEFQTAPIEMVLQALADTRQLNLITAPGVEGQISVKLKEVPWQQALDIILRMNHLTSELEGNVLLVSPAMDPLARRQQIKDAEEQQADQRPIVSLTIPLQYADAKETALSLNAQKGTLLSVKGNASADSRTNTLLLRDTQEALDIVAPWIKELDLPLQQVQLAAHIVTMNSESLRELGIRWGFTGEEPITKAVRMNNFSMGMPVENPIFTAGFNLAHISGRILDLELTALEQEDKVDIIASPRLLTAHMQTASIKQGTEIPYQVSSGASGSTSIEFKEAVLGMEVTPKIQRDGRIQMALQISQNMPGRSIKQSEGEALAIDKQEIKTQVTVKDGETIVLGGIFQRKNQKTDTKVPVIGDIPVVGSLFKHQYMNEQRRELVIFITPTLIRAH